In Bradyrhizobium sp. 195, the sequence GTGGTCTTGGTGACGGTGTCGCGGATGGTGGCGTTCGGCGTCGAGCGGAACAGCGAATTGGCTTCCTCGCAGCTTCCGACGCGCGAGCGATAGGTCTCGGCTTCCTTCTTGCGTGTTTCCAGGAACGCCGCGGACGAGCCGCGCGGCACGATCAGCACGATCGGCTGCATCTTGTATTCGGTGCCTTCGATCTGAAGCTTGTCGCCGGTCTGGGCCTGCACGGCCTGCGCGACGTCGCGCTCGCCGACGAGCAGCTTCTCCTTGAAGCGGCCGCGCACCAGGCTGGTCCAGACCATCTCGGCCTTCATGCGGCCCTTCAGCGTTTCGGGGCGGACGCCTTTGGATTCGAGCGACTTGGTGAGCTGCTCCGGCGAGATGCGCATGCGCTGCGCCATGCCCTCGTAGGACTGGTTGACGTCGGAGACGCCGGGATCGACCCCGAATTTCTTGCCTTCCTTGAGCTTCACCTTGTCGTCGATCAGCTCGTTGATGACCTCCTGCCGGGGCGGGGTCTTCTGCGACGTCAGCTGGTCGAGCTTGGCGCGCTGATCGATGTCGAAATCGGTGATCGGATCGCCGTTGACCATGACGACGATGTTCTGCGCGCGCGACGGCGAGGGCAGTCCGGTCAGGATCAGCCCGGCACTGATGGCGAGCAGGAGGCGGAAGACGGGCAATGGGGTCGTCATGATTGTCGCTCGCATGTCAACCGCGTCGAGCCTGTGATGGGAGCAAGCGCGGCCGGCACTTCAAACCGTTCACTGGAGGCCGGCGGAACTGCTGGTCGTCGACGAGGTCGCCAGCGTGCGCAGGCCGATCTGGAACATGAACGCATGGCTCAGTACGGGCGGCGCGGTGCCCGCAGAATAGCTATACGAAGTTACGTAGTTCGCCGCCAGCACGAAGCAATCGTCGACATAGCCGGCACCGAGCACATACTGGTTGATCTTGTTGGCCTCGAGGTCCCACCGCGCCGAACCCGACACCACCCAGTTGGTGGCGATCTTGATCGAGCCCGAGGTCAGGATGCCCTCGCGGCGGGTCAGATAGCCGAGTTCCGGCTGGGCCGCGTAATTGCCGTACAGCACGGCGACCGCCCAGCGATTGAAATTGGCGCGGCCCTCCGCCTCGAAGCGCTGCACGTTCCAGGTCTGCTCATCCATGCGGGAGCGGACGCTGAACGTGTAGGTGCTGTTCGGCGAGTAGCTGGCGCTCGCGACATAATCGGAACGCGGCTTGTCCAGGCCGGAATCGAGGCCAGTATTGATCGTGTCCTGGACCGCGAAGGAGTTCATGCCGAACAGCTGGTAGGACTGGCCGAACAGCACCTTGACCGCGCCGCCCTTGTCGAACTGCGTGGTGGACTGCACGCCGACATTGGCGCGGCCGCCGCCCTCGACGCGGTCGTAGCCGGAGAACTTGTCGACGCTGAACAGATTCGAGGCGTCGAACACCATGCTCTGGGCGTCCTCGTTCGGGAGCTTGCCGGCATAGGTCTCGTTCGGCCGGATGATGATCTGCGCGATCGGCTCGACGGTGGTCGATCCCCAGGGCTGAACGTTGATGAAGGGATAGCGGTATTCCAGGCCCACGGTCGGCATCAGGCGGAACGCCTGGGTGTCGCCGACGGGAAGATAGTTCGACACGCCCGGCTGGTTGGAGACCGAGGAGTTGATCGCGTCGGCGCGCAGGCTGGCGAACGGCGTCCAGATCTGGCCGAGCGGATCGGTGAACGATTTGCGCCACTGCGCTTCAGCCGTCAGGCGGGTATAGGAGCCGGGGAAGCCGCGCAGCAGGCACTGCGACGGCGTGCGGGCCAGCGGATCGGCCGACGCCGTCGTGCACAGGCTGCTGGTGTTGGCGACCGTGGTGATCGGATCGAACACCGCCTGGTCACGCGACATGTTCACGAAATTGGTCTTGTAGCTGAACTCGCCGCCGAAGACCGGATAGTTGAGCACGTTGGAATAGTCGATCACCGGATAGACGATCGGCACCTGGCTCTGGTTACCCGAATAGCTCAGCCAGTACATCGTGCGCGCGTCGAAGAAGCTGCGGTTGCCGACGCCGGTCAGATAGAGCTGCGACAGCGCCTCCGTCGGCAGCAGCAGGAACGAGCCGAGCGGATCGCGGTACTGGTAAAGCCGGTAGTCCGAGAAGAAATAGTAGTCGGACATCAGGACGCCGTCCCAACCCCAGACCCATTTGTCGTTCAGCGCGAACTGACCCTTGGTGTCGACGGCGCCGCGGAACTGGCGGTCGCCGGGCTGCCCCGCAAAGGCGCCGGGATCGAGCTGGTCGATGCCGTAGGCGCGGATCTGGTAGGCGCCGTCGATCAGGCGCTGCCGGAATTCACCCTGCAGCATCACGCCCTGCCGCGACATGAAGCGGGGGGTGAAGGTTGCGTCCATGTCGGGCGCGATCGCCCAATAATAGGGAACTTCGGCGCCGAAGCCGGTGTTCGTCGTGCCCGGAAAGTAGCCCGGCATCAGGAAGCCGCTCTTGCGCTTCACGGTCGGGTCGGGCGTCGAGAAATAGGGCATGTAGGCGAGCGGCACGCCGAAGAACTCGATCTGTGCCGTCTCGAAATACAGCATCTTCTCCTGCTGGTCGTGGATGATGCGCGCACCCTTGACCTGCCACAGCGGCGGCTTCTTCGGGTCGTCCTTACACGGCGCGCAGGCCGTGTAGACGCCGTTCTCGAACACGGTGTAGTTGCCGCTGGAGCGGTCGGCGCGGCTCGCCGCCATGCGGGTCTGGTCGGCGGTATCCACGCGCAGCGAATCGACGAAACCGTCGCGGTAATCGTCGGAGAGATCCATGATCTCGGCATAGGTGATCTTGCCGTCGGCATCCGTCATGCGGATGTTGCCTTCGGCATGCAGCCGCTTGGTCTTCTGGTCGTAGATGACCCTGTCGGCTTCGACGCTGGTGCCGTTGTAGAACAGCTGGACGTTACCGACCGCCGAGACGCGCGAATTGTTGTAGTCGTAATCGACCTCGGTCGCCTGCACCAGCATCTGGTTGTCGTTGGGAGCCTTGGGCGGCTTCGGACGCGGCGGCAGCGGATTGTAGGTGAAGCTCTGGGCGGAGGCGGGGGCCACGGCGGCGACATTGATCAGCCCGCCGAGCGAGGCAGCAGTGACGACGGCGAGCAGCAGCCTGCGGATGGACAAGCCGCTCCCGTTCGCGCGCACTACGGTGCGACGCGTCAAACGAGACACGAGCCCTCCATGGACGGCAGTCACTAACCGTCCTCCTGATACAACAAGGCCAAAAAGCCGGTGAGGCCGCCTACCACCGCAGGCAACCACGCCGCAGCGATCGGATGCATCAACTCAGCCTTGCTCAAGTCTTCAGTCACTTTCGACAGAACGTAGAGCAGAAAGCCTGCGCCCACGCCACTCAAAACCATCTTTTGCACGCCGCCCATCCGGAAGAAGCGCAACGACACGGAGGCCGCGAGCATCACCATGGCAGCCAGCAAAAATGGCTGCGCCAGAAGCTTCTGATACTGGAGTCGGTATCCCGCTGTCGCGAAGCCTGAGCTCTCGGAAGAGCGGATGTAGCTCGGTAGTTGCCAAAAGGACACAGTCTCGGGGGTGGAAAAGCTGTTGCGGACCTGTGCCTCGGTCAGGGTCGTCGGAATCTCCAGGCTGGCCTGGTCGATCGGCGGGGAGTCCAGTGAGAAACGGCGGACGCCCTTGAACAGCCAGCGGCCGGCCTCGAGCGTTGCCTCGCGCGCCTCGACCCGCTCCTTGAAGTGCTGCTCCGGGTCGAACCGGAACAGCGTGAGCCCCGTGAGCCGGACGCCCTGCTGCTCGCTGCGCGCCGCATTGATGATGGTCTGGCCGTCGCTGGTCACCTGATTGAGCCAGAAGCCGGAGGCGTCCTGGATGCCGCCGCCGGGCGCCGAGCCGAACAGCTCGGCCTCCATGCGCTTGGAAGCTTCGCGCAAATTGGCTGACATCGGATTGTAGGCGACGGTGGCGATCACCCCGATCAGGAGCGCGCTGCCGAGCGCCGGCGAGATGAACTGCCATGCGGAGATGCCGGCGGCGCGCGCCACCACGAGCTCGAGCCGGCGGGAGAGGGCGAGATAGCAGGTCATGGCGCCGACCAGCATGCAGAACGGCGTCAGCTTCTCCAAAAGCTGCGGCACCCGGAACAGCGAGGTCTGGGCCACCATGAGCGCCGAGGCCGATGCCAGCCCTGAGGTCTTGCGCACCATCTCGATGTAGTCGACCAGCACCAGCAGCAGGAAAATGCTCGCGAACACGCCGAGCGCGGCAACCACGAAGCGGCCGGCGAAATAGCGCCCGAGTGTGTTGGTGAGCATGCTCATGCGGTGGCCGGGCGTCCGAACAGCCGCGCGATGCGCGCGTTCGACCTGTTGATGGCGTCCATCAGGCCAGGGGGCGGCTCGACGACGACGCCGCCGATGATCATCCACAGCCCGACGCCGATGGCGCCGAAAACCATCGCGTATTGCAGCAGCACCGGGCCCGGCGACTTCACCGCCATCACCGAGCAGGCAAAGCCCGCCATGCGCAGGCCGAACACCGCGATGATCGATGAGCCGATCGAGAAGTTACGGCTCTGGCGGGTGGTGCGCGGCGCTCCGAGGAACGCGAAAGTCAGCACCGCAAAGGCGAAGGGATAGATCGGCGCGAGCAGGCTGTCATGCAGGGCCGAGCGGAACTGCCCGGGGATCTGCTTGTAGACGGGATCGTTCTCGGACGGCGAGAGCAGCTCCCAGAGATAGAGCTCGCGAATGCCGAGGGTGACGTCGCGGCCCTTGGAGAATTTCGACATGTCGAAGCCGTAGCGGCCGAAAGCCACCAGCGCCGGATCGCGCTTGCCTGCCTCGAAGCGCTGGAGATTGCCTGTTTCCAGCACCAGGAACGAGCCGGTCTCGTTCTTCACGACCTCGCCGCGTTCGGCGACGATCGAGACGCGCTCGTTCGGGTCGCGGCGGTCGTCGATGAAGATGCCGGCAAGGATGCCGCCGGGCTGGCGTTCGCGAATCCGGATCGTGAGGTTCTCGTCGAGCCGGGCGAAGCGGCCGGGCTGCAGGATGTTGGTGAGCACGTCCGCGGTGATCTCGGCATCCCACTGCTTGATCCGGCGCATGCCGTCGGGGGCGAGATAGGCGGCGATGAAGGCAACCAGCAGCGCCACCACACAGGTGGCGTAGAAGAACGGAAAGAACAGCCGGAACGGCGAGAAGCCGGCGGCATTCATCACGATGATCTCGGAATCGGTCGCGAGCTTGTTCAGCGTGTGCGAGATCGCGATCATCAGCGCGATCGGCGAGATGATCAGGACCAGGGCCGGCACGACCAGGCTGGTGATGCCGAGGAAGGTGAGGATGGTCTGACCCTGGCTCGTCATCAGGTCGATGCCGCGCAACGCCTGCGTAATCCAGATCACGCCGGTGAGGCTGACCAGGACCAGCGCAAACGACGCCAGCGTCGTGCGGAAGATATACTTATCGATCGACCCCATGCGCTACCGCACGAATCCCACCAAGGCCCCATGTCGGCCGAAATTCCGCTGTCCAACCAATCCCCGATCAGGGGATCCCCAAGGTTGGCCAGCGCCTCTTCCGCCAGCTCACTCTCTCACTACCATCCCTTTGATCCGTCAACAAAATGGCTGCCCCGTGGCACCCTCAATATATGGTTAATATTTCGCTCGTTGTGGCCTTGAGGCCACGGGGGTGCTTGGCATCTGCCGGGCCGCTGGCCCATAGTGCGGAAGGCACAGTGAATCGTCGTTCAGGTCGGGCCACGGTCGGGGTCGTGAACGGCAAAAAGACCAAGATTTTTGAAGGAGTTACCTATGTCCGATGCCATCAAGGTCGGCTTCGTCCCATTGTCTGCTGCCGCCCGTGGCATCCTGGTCGTGTTCTGCGACGACAGCCTGAAGGTCGGTCCGGCGACGGCCAAGGCGCTGGGCGGCGCTGTCGAACTCGTGAAGCGCGCGGCCACCGCCGCCGCCTTTAAAGGTAAAAGCGGGGCCGCGCTGGACATCCTGGCGCCGGAAGGGGTGAAAGCCACCCGTCTGCTCGTGATCGGCGCCGGCAAGGCAGCCGGCCTGAAGGCGAACGATTTCCTCAAATTCGGCGGTGTGGCGGCGAGCAAGCTGGCCGCCGGGACGACCACCATGACAATTATGGCGGAGCTGCCCGATGGCGCCATGACGAGCGAGCAGGCGGTTGCGATCGCCTCGGGCCTTCGCTTACGCGCCTACAAGTTCGACCGTTACAAGACCAAGAAGAAGGATGGCGAGGAGGGCGGCTCGCGCGCCGAAATCTCGCTTGCGGTCGGCGATGCCAGTGTTGCGAAGAAGGCGTTTACCGCGGCCGGCCACGTCGTCGACGGCGTGGTCATCGCGCGCGACCTCGTCAACGAGCCGCCGAACGTGCTCTTCCCGGAAGAATTCGCGCGCCGCGCCAGTCAGCTCCGCAAGCTCGGCGTCAAGGTCGAGGTGCTCGACGTCAAGGCGATGCAGAAGCTCGGCATGGGCGCGCTGCTCGGCGTCGGCCAGGGCTCGGCGCGGCCGAGCCGTACCGTGATCATGCGCTGGGACGGCGGCAGGAAAGGCGAGGCGCCTGTCAGCTTCGTCGGCAAGGGCGTCTGCTTCGACACCGGCGGCATTTCGATCAAGCCGGCCGGCAGCATGGAGGACATGAAGGGCGACATGGGGGGAGCGGCCTGCGTCGTCGGGCTGATGCACGCGCTGGCGGCGCGCAAGGCCAAGGCCAATGTGGTCGGCGCCATCGGCCTCGTCGAGAACATGCCCGACGGCAATGCGCAGCGGCCGGGCGATATCGTCACCTCGATGTCGGGCCAGACCATCGAGATCATCAACACCGACGCCGAAGGCCGCCTCGTGCTGGCCGACGTGCTCTGGTACGTCGCCAAGAAGGTGAAGCCGAAATTCATGGTGGATCTGGCGACGCTGACCGGCGCGATCGTGGTCGCGCTTGGCACCGAGCATGCCGGCATGTTCTCCAACAATGACGAGCTTGCCGAACGCCTGCTGGCGGCCGGCATGGAGAGTGGGGACAAGGTCTGGCGCATGCCGCTCGGTCCCGAATACGACAAGCTCATCGATTCCCAGTTCGCCGACATGAAGAACACCGGCGGCCGTCATGGCGGCTCGATCACCGCGGCGCAGTTCCTGCAGCGTTTCGTCGACGGCACGCCCTGGGCCCATCTCGACATCGCCGGCACCGCCATGGGCGCGCCGAAGACCGACATCAACCAGAGCTGGGGCAGCGGCTATGGTGTCCGTCTGCTCGACCGTCTGGTCGCCGACCATTACGAGCGCAAATGACCCGAGATGACTGAAGTCCTGTTCTATCATCTGCAAAACATGACGGTAGAGAACGTGTTGCCGCCGCTTCTCGAGAAATCGCTCGAGCGGGGCTGGCGCGTCGTGGTGCAGTCGACCTCGGAAGAGCGGGCCGATGCGC encodes:
- a CDS encoding peptidylprolyl isomerase, with amino-acid sequence MTTPLPVFRLLLAISAGLILTGLPSPSRAQNIVVMVNGDPITDFDIDQRAKLDQLTSQKTPPRQEVINELIDDKVKLKEGKKFGVDPGVSDVNQSYEGMAQRMRISPEQLTKSLESKGVRPETLKGRMKAEMVWTSLVRGRFKEKLLVGERDVAQAVQAQTGDKLQIEGTEYKMQPIVLIVPRGSSAAFLETRKKEAETYRSRVGSCEEANSLFRSTPNATIRDTVTKTTAELPEPLRKVLDDTPIGHLTAPEMTKNGIEMVVLCARKPTMIDTPKKREVREKMYQEKYEKTQKAYLDDLRKAAMIEYRNR
- a CDS encoding LPS-assembly protein LptD — encoded protein: MTAVHGGLVSRLTRRTVVRANGSGLSIRRLLLAVVTAASLGGLINVAAVAPASAQSFTYNPLPPRPKPPKAPNDNQMLVQATEVDYDYNNSRVSAVGNVQLFYNGTSVEADRVIYDQKTKRLHAEGNIRMTDADGKITYAEIMDLSDDYRDGFVDSLRVDTADQTRMAASRADRSSGNYTVFENGVYTACAPCKDDPKKPPLWQVKGARIIHDQQEKMLYFETAQIEFFGVPLAYMPYFSTPDPTVKRKSGFLMPGYFPGTTNTGFGAEVPYYWAIAPDMDATFTPRFMSRQGVMLQGEFRQRLIDGAYQIRAYGIDQLDPGAFAGQPGDRQFRGAVDTKGQFALNDKWVWGWDGVLMSDYYFFSDYRLYQYRDPLGSFLLLPTEALSQLYLTGVGNRSFFDARTMYWLSYSGNQSQVPIVYPVIDYSNVLNYPVFGGEFSYKTNFVNMSRDQAVFDPITTVANTSSLCTTASADPLARTPSQCLLRGFPGSYTRLTAEAQWRKSFTDPLGQIWTPFASLRADAINSSVSNQPGVSNYLPVGDTQAFRLMPTVGLEYRYPFINVQPWGSTTVEPIAQIIIRPNETYAGKLPNEDAQSMVFDASNLFSVDKFSGYDRVEGGGRANVGVQSTTQFDKGGAVKVLFGQSYQLFGMNSFAVQDTINTGLDSGLDKPRSDYVASASYSPNSTYTFSVRSRMDEQTWNVQRFEAEGRANFNRWAVAVLYGNYAAQPELGYLTRREGILTSGSIKIATNWVVSGSARWDLEANKINQYVLGAGYVDDCFVLAANYVTSYSYSAGTAPPVLSHAFMFQIGLRTLATSSTTSSSAGLQ
- the lptG gene encoding LPS export ABC transporter permease LptG → MSMLTNTLGRYFAGRFVVAALGVFASIFLLLVLVDYIEMVRKTSGLASASALMVAQTSLFRVPQLLEKLTPFCMLVGAMTCYLALSRRLELVVARAAGISAWQFISPALGSALLIGVIATVAYNPMSANLREASKRMEAELFGSAPGGGIQDASGFWLNQVTSDGQTIINAARSEQQGVRLTGLTLFRFDPEQHFKERVEAREATLEAGRWLFKGVRRFSLDSPPIDQASLEIPTTLTEAQVRNSFSTPETVSFWQLPSYIRSSESSGFATAGYRLQYQKLLAQPFLLAAMVMLAASVSLRFFRMGGVQKMVLSGVGAGFLLYVLSKVTEDLSKAELMHPIAAAWLPAVVGGLTGFLALLYQEDG
- the lptF gene encoding LPS export ABC transporter permease LptF encodes the protein MGSIDKYIFRTTLASFALVLVSLTGVIWITQALRGIDLMTSQGQTILTFLGITSLVVPALVLIISPIALMIAISHTLNKLATDSEIIVMNAAGFSPFRLFFPFFYATCVVALLVAFIAAYLAPDGMRRIKQWDAEITADVLTNILQPGRFARLDENLTIRIRERQPGGILAGIFIDDRRDPNERVSIVAERGEVVKNETGSFLVLETGNLQRFEAGKRDPALVAFGRYGFDMSKFSKGRDVTLGIRELYLWELLSPSENDPVYKQIPGQFRSALHDSLLAPIYPFAFAVLTFAFLGAPRTTRQSRNFSIGSSIIAVFGLRMAGFACSVMAVKSPGPVLLQYAMVFGAIGVGLWMIIGGVVVEPPPGLMDAINRSNARIARLFGRPATA
- a CDS encoding leucyl aminopeptidase; its protein translation is MSDAIKVGFVPLSAAARGILVVFCDDSLKVGPATAKALGGAVELVKRAATAAAFKGKSGAALDILAPEGVKATRLLVIGAGKAAGLKANDFLKFGGVAASKLAAGTTTMTIMAELPDGAMTSEQAVAIASGLRLRAYKFDRYKTKKKDGEEGGSRAEISLAVGDASVAKKAFTAAGHVVDGVVIARDLVNEPPNVLFPEEFARRASQLRKLGVKVEVLDVKAMQKLGMGALLGVGQGSARPSRTVIMRWDGGRKGEAPVSFVGKGVCFDTGGISIKPAGSMEDMKGDMGGAACVVGLMHALAARKAKANVVGAIGLVENMPDGNAQRPGDIVTSMSGQTIEIINTDAEGRLVLADVLWYVAKKVKPKFMVDLATLTGAIVVALGTEHAGMFSNNDELAERLLAAGMESGDKVWRMPLGPEYDKLIDSQFADMKNTGGRHGGSITAAQFLQRFVDGTPWAHLDIAGTAMGAPKTDINQSWGSGYGVRLLDRLVADHYERK